A single region of the Fimbriimonadaceae bacterium genome encodes:
- a CDS encoding CPBP family intramembrane metalloprotease, protein MSEPTPGFDVPEAPPLLEEPVEPKEPNSYFGIIALSLLLLLLISLSLANYLGSGRESRTDFSKHHTTFRSVILQVEAPKRAGSKSIGYPLDALVTPMKELKEQAQAEPEAAALLATMHFERNEPVPPELLKTLNEYQEKPPKQDKQSAKPKPGDAVPLDDTTKYKLIAEAYAETPPNLERAKVIYDKLQSSKFAFRWAGVHALERAGSKTARVEGLPTSKITFSVVVTSIWALGIGLGIIALIGYLYMRISGNWLPKGHPVGTLTQPEGDRLAMCAARILATFFGTQWIAASLFLPAMDAEAAMALATGMGIVAAIWIASLPFSQSKPSLIRLSFSRQDLGKNILWGVGGALANLPVLLIVALISNLIFSWLPPAEHPISVELQTNQSPLTLLVLFFAATIGAPIIEELTFRGAMLPGLVRLMGRPVLATVVVGLAFAAIHPTGIPAWMPLAMISITASILTNMRGSLIPAIVMHATHNLLLVILTLAIF, encoded by the coding sequence ATGAGCGAGCCCACGCCGGGCTTCGATGTGCCTGAAGCTCCCCCATTATTGGAAGAGCCCGTTGAGCCGAAAGAGCCCAACTCCTACTTCGGCATTATCGCGCTCAGCCTGCTGCTGCTCCTTTTGATTTCACTATCGCTTGCCAACTATCTCGGGAGCGGTCGTGAGTCGCGCACGGACTTTTCCAAGCACCATACAACATTCCGCAGCGTGATTCTGCAAGTAGAAGCTCCCAAGCGGGCTGGTTCGAAGAGCATCGGCTACCCGCTTGATGCTCTTGTAACTCCGATGAAGGAGCTCAAAGAGCAAGCCCAAGCCGAACCAGAAGCCGCTGCGCTTTTGGCGACCATGCACTTTGAGCGGAACGAGCCCGTGCCGCCCGAACTGCTCAAGACACTCAACGAATACCAGGAGAAACCTCCGAAGCAAGACAAGCAGTCTGCCAAGCCAAAGCCAGGCGACGCCGTTCCATTAGACGACACAACAAAGTACAAGCTGATCGCTGAAGCATACGCCGAGACCCCTCCGAACCTTGAGCGCGCCAAGGTCATCTACGACAAGCTCCAATCGAGCAAGTTTGCTTTTCGCTGGGCGGGCGTTCACGCCCTAGAAAGAGCCGGGTCAAAAACCGCGAGAGTTGAGGGCCTTCCCACTTCAAAAATCACCTTTTCGGTGGTCGTGACAAGCATCTGGGCATTGGGCATTGGGCTTGGCATCATCGCGCTGATCGGCTACCTCTACATGCGCATCTCCGGCAATTGGCTGCCGAAAGGACACCCGGTCGGGACGCTTACACAACCGGAAGGCGATCGACTTGCGATGTGCGCCGCACGGATTCTCGCGACATTTTTCGGCACTCAATGGATCGCCGCGAGCCTGTTCTTGCCGGCGATGGATGCAGAAGCAGCGATGGCCCTCGCTACAGGAATGGGAATTGTAGCGGCGATCTGGATAGCGAGCCTTCCTTTCTCGCAGTCTAAACCTTCGCTTATCCGTCTGTCCTTTTCACGCCAGGATTTGGGCAAGAACATTCTTTGGGGAGTTGGCGGCGCGCTTGCAAATCTTCCAGTGCTGCTCATTGTTGCGCTCATCTCCAATCTGATCTTTTCCTGGTTGCCGCCTGCGGAACACCCGATTAGCGTCGAGCTCCAAACCAATCAAAGCCCGCTCACCCTACTCGTGCTGTTCTTTGCCGCAACTATTGGCGCCCCCATTATTGAGGAGCTGACCTTTAGGGGGGCAATGCTTCCGGGCCTGGTGCGCTTAATGGGAAGACCGGTGCTTGCGACGGTTGTTGTTGGGCTCGCCTTTGCTGCAATCCACCCAACCGGTATTCCCGCGTGGATGCCACTGGCGATGATCAGCATTACGGCTTCGATCCTCACCAACATGCGAGGATCTTTGATTCCCGCGATCGTGATGCACGCTACTCATAACTTGCTGTTGGTCATCCTGACGCTAGCCATCTTCTGA
- a CDS encoding ABC transporter permease: MAKQVGLFQPINNVAMGVFTFVGECTLIVWEAARRIFRRPAEIVETINQMAFIGVASVPIVALTTFFSGAVLALYSSEFLLKYGASQFVGSAVGLAVTREIAPVLAGIMVAARCGSAMAAQIGSMNVTEQIDALRMLSVNPSNYLVLPRMIAAAVMLPILCMVGVYSGVLGGMLVAQASGVPGGLFLNSMQQFVTPWDFVGGLIKAPIFGLIIAVVACQQGMRTSNGAVGVGRATTNTVVISMVLVYVANYILAQILY, from the coding sequence ATGGCGAAGCAAGTGGGTTTATTCCAGCCGATCAACAATGTCGCGATGGGCGTCTTTACGTTCGTTGGCGAATGTACGCTGATCGTCTGGGAAGCTGCTCGCCGGATCTTCCGTCGTCCCGCCGAGATCGTTGAAACGATCAATCAAATGGCTTTCATCGGGGTTGCCTCCGTTCCCATCGTGGCTCTGACCACTTTCTTTTCTGGCGCGGTTCTGGCGCTCTACTCGTCCGAGTTCTTGCTCAAATATGGGGCTTCCCAGTTTGTCGGCAGTGCGGTCGGCCTTGCTGTCACCCGTGAGATCGCTCCAGTTTTGGCTGGGATCATGGTTGCCGCACGTTGCGGCTCGGCGATGGCAGCCCAGATCGGATCGATGAATGTGACCGAACAGATCGACGCTCTGCGAATGCTGAGCGTCAACCCGAGCAACTATCTCGTTCTTCCGCGTATGATCGCTGCGGCGGTGATGCTGCCCATTTTGTGCATGGTGGGCGTGTACTCGGGCGTTCTTGGAGGCATGCTGGTCGCCCAAGCAAGCGGCGTGCCAGGCGGATTGTTCTTGAACTCGATGCAGCAGTTTGTGACGCCTTGGGACTTTGTCGGCGGGTTGATCAAGGCCCCAATCTTCGGACTGATCATCGCTGTAGTCGCATGCCAACAGGGGATGCGGACATCCAACGGCGCCGTAGGCGTTGGACGAGCGACCACGAACACAGTCGTGATCTCGATGGTTCTCGTTTACGTTGCGAACTACATCCTGGCGCAGATTCTTTATTGA
- a CDS encoding matrixin family metalloprotease: MHLIACGQIKRALLCVALAGTTVFGAARDGDLLRGPGFLPDLQTHLNRANDNLKVNDFQGAMAQSDAILLNSDVKVYFDLATAPAYKQAQLREIFFDGADMWAPVIQNTVRFIETDRRSDADVVVGFRGNVQGYAAQVGGHATWRRIVRKLDDGSYDVEFKANISIRTVAPNGQAMNVAQMRHISAHEIGHILGLNDSDQIGDVMGPLVLNRPATKVSSRELDSLRKLRNEAMDIRRRSLSGWVLGFDRYTL; the protein is encoded by the coding sequence TTGCATCTTATTGCGTGTGGACAAATCAAAAGAGCGCTCCTGTGCGTTGCCTTGGCCGGCACGACAGTCTTTGGAGCGGCCCGCGACGGTGACCTTCTCCGGGGACCGGGGTTCTTGCCCGATCTGCAAACCCACCTCAACCGCGCGAACGACAACCTCAAGGTGAACGACTTTCAAGGCGCAATGGCTCAATCGGACGCCATCCTCCTAAACTCCGATGTGAAGGTCTACTTCGACCTTGCTACCGCTCCTGCATATAAGCAGGCCCAGCTTCGCGAGATCTTTTTTGATGGAGCTGACATGTGGGCTCCCGTTATCCAGAACACCGTACGCTTCATCGAAACCGATCGGCGGTCAGACGCAGATGTTGTGGTCGGGTTCCGTGGGAATGTGCAAGGTTACGCAGCCCAGGTAGGCGGTCATGCGACTTGGCGGCGAATCGTCCGCAAACTGGACGACGGCAGCTACGACGTCGAGTTCAAAGCCAACATCTCCATCCGTACCGTTGCCCCCAACGGACAAGCCATGAATGTCGCTCAGATGCGACACATTAGCGCTCATGAGATTGGACACATTCTTGGCTTGAACGATAGCGACCAGATCGGTGACGTTATGGGACCGCTCGTTCTCAACCGTCCTGCTACGAAAGTTAGCTCACGAGAGCTTGATAGCCTCCGAAAGTTACGAAATGAAGCGATGGACATTCGCCGACGATCCTTGTCTGGCTGGGTTCTTGGCTTCGATAGGTACACTCTCTGA
- a CDS encoding bifunctional homocysteine S-methyltransferase/methylenetetrahydrofolate reductase yields the protein MRLTEALTMPCLIGDGANGTVLAAMGFKFQPTDLANIMAPELVIEVHRQYFDAGADFVETNTFSSNRFKMAGHKVDIAELNLQGARLAREAAGRTKLVLGAIGPAGKSMEPIGQLSPKDIAESITEVAAPLIEGGIDGFILESFINIDELEVAVRALQAVSDLPIIVSKAYIEDGETLAEGFPLRCSERMASWGVAAVGANCVVGPQRMTDLVRMLSEASDLPVLAFPTPGLPQLVKGEIAYDTSPEYFAKASLKLIEEGARIIGGCCGTTPDHIREIRRALDEAPVKVRKRATTTLASGAAKELPTTPPTALREKLGEKFVVAVEVDVPRGLRLEKLFSAVERLRDAGADVINISDGARARLRMNPMAVCHEIQTNLGIDATMHFSCRDRNLLAIQADLLGCHTLGVRNILAVTGDPANIGDYPSATSVFDVDAIGLTRILSRLNEGNDLAGYSVGMKCGFTIAVAFNPMALDFDLEYDRLKRKADAGAHLVYTQPVFDEAMVDKAIECCTKLGLPSFVGVMPLRSHRHTEFMHNEVPGIVIPDWLRKRMADADTDEEAIEAGVEESQKLAAAIRKCAQGLYLMPPAGNLLLAERVMEAAR from the coding sequence GTGCGACTAACCGAGGCGCTGACGATGCCCTGCCTCATTGGCGACGGGGCCAACGGAACCGTCTTGGCCGCGATGGGCTTCAAGTTCCAACCGACCGATTTGGCCAATATTATGGCTCCAGAGTTGGTCATAGAAGTGCACCGGCAATACTTCGACGCCGGAGCCGATTTCGTTGAGACCAACACCTTCTCCTCGAACCGCTTTAAGATGGCGGGGCATAAAGTCGACATCGCTGAGCTCAACCTTCAAGGCGCACGGCTCGCACGCGAAGCAGCCGGGAGAACCAAGCTCGTTCTCGGTGCGATTGGCCCGGCTGGAAAGTCGATGGAGCCGATCGGCCAGCTCTCTCCCAAAGACATTGCCGAGTCCATTACTGAGGTTGCAGCACCCCTAATCGAAGGTGGCATCGACGGCTTTATCCTCGAATCGTTTATCAATATCGATGAATTGGAGGTCGCCGTCAGAGCGCTCCAAGCTGTTTCCGATCTCCCGATCATCGTCAGCAAAGCCTACATCGAAGATGGCGAAACGCTTGCCGAGGGGTTCCCCCTTCGGTGTTCTGAGCGAATGGCGTCCTGGGGTGTTGCGGCGGTGGGAGCCAACTGCGTCGTCGGGCCACAGCGGATGACCGATTTGGTCCGTATGCTCAGCGAAGCCTCCGATTTACCTGTGCTCGCTTTTCCTACACCCGGATTGCCGCAATTGGTCAAAGGAGAGATCGCCTACGACACGTCGCCGGAGTACTTTGCGAAGGCTTCCCTCAAGCTCATTGAGGAAGGTGCGCGCATCATCGGAGGCTGTTGCGGAACAACGCCCGATCACATTCGCGAGATACGCCGAGCGCTGGATGAAGCTCCGGTAAAGGTTCGCAAAAGAGCCACAACAACCCTGGCATCAGGCGCCGCCAAGGAGCTTCCGACAACACCACCGACGGCATTGCGCGAAAAGCTGGGTGAGAAGTTTGTCGTCGCGGTAGAAGTGGACGTCCCGCGTGGATTACGACTTGAAAAGCTGTTTTCGGCGGTTGAACGATTGCGCGATGCTGGGGCCGATGTCATCAACATTTCGGATGGCGCGCGGGCGCGGCTCAGGATGAACCCGATGGCGGTCTGCCACGAGATTCAGACGAACCTTGGCATCGACGCCACAATGCACTTCTCGTGCCGCGATCGAAACCTGCTCGCTATACAAGCCGACCTTTTGGGCTGCCACACACTTGGCGTTCGAAACATCCTCGCTGTTACCGGCGACCCCGCAAACATTGGCGACTACCCCAGCGCGACCAGCGTCTTCGACGTGGACGCGATCGGCCTAACGCGAATCCTTTCGCGCCTGAACGAAGGCAACGACCTTGCCGGGTACAGCGTGGGCATGAAGTGCGGTTTCACCATCGCCGTGGCCTTCAACCCGATGGCTCTCGACTTTGACTTGGAATACGACCGACTGAAGCGCAAAGCCGATGCGGGCGCGCACCTGGTCTACACCCAGCCCGTCTTCGACGAAGCCATGGTGGATAAGGCCATCGAGTGCTGCACGAAACTTGGGTTGCCGAGCTTTGTGGGCGTGATGCCATTGCGAAGTCATCGACATACCGAATTCATGCACAACGAAGTCCCCGGGATCGTGATCCCCGATTGGCTCCGCAAACGAATGGCCGATGCCGATACGGATGAGGAAGCCATAGAAGCGGGCGTGGAAGAGTCGCAAAAGCTTGCTGCTGCCATCCGCAAGTGCGCCCAAGGTCTCTATTTGATGCCTCCGGCGGGCAATCTCCTCCTTGCGGAACGTGTCATGGAAGCGGCGCGTTAG
- a CDS encoding metallophosphoesterase, with amino-acid sequence MPESSSSNAKSTSRRRLLKTLLYGGIGLTAAAEWGQARRLSVEKTTLKLPRWDADGFRVGLISDLHTNNTPQADRAIEALRLALIEKPDVILIGGDFLNQNTPAADAGLDRFLRAAAGESVPIYAVLGNHDYWLDHPERVISRLRRSEVKLLRNETAQVNGVTILGIDDGIAGRDRHDTLSSKDDGKSTIALFHEPDFVTRIDKRISLMLAGHSHGGQVCLPFGYAVHTPRGARDYIRGYYPDANVPLYVTRGVGTVGPDVRLYSAPEVSILTLRGEA; translated from the coding sequence GTGCCCGAGTCAAGCTCCTCAAACGCAAAAAGCACTTCAAGACGTCGTCTTCTCAAGACGCTCTTGTATGGCGGAATTGGACTCACGGCAGCGGCAGAATGGGGGCAAGCACGTCGGCTTTCGGTTGAGAAAACGACTTTGAAACTGCCCAGGTGGGATGCCGATGGCTTTCGTGTGGGTCTCATCAGCGACCTCCACACAAACAACACTCCGCAGGCCGATCGCGCGATTGAAGCCCTCCGTTTGGCTCTGATCGAAAAACCGGACGTCATCCTCATCGGTGGAGACTTCCTGAATCAAAACACTCCCGCCGCAGATGCTGGCTTGGATCGTTTCTTAAGAGCTGCGGCAGGCGAGTCGGTCCCAATCTATGCCGTACTTGGGAATCACGACTACTGGCTCGACCATCCCGAACGCGTGATTAGCCGCCTTCGACGCAGTGAAGTAAAGCTGCTCCGAAATGAAACCGCTCAGGTCAATGGAGTCACGATTTTGGGCATTGATGACGGCATCGCAGGCCGAGACCGCCACGACACCCTCAGCTCAAAGGACGACGGAAAATCCACCATTGCGCTCTTTCATGAACCCGATTTTGTGACACGGATCGATAAACGCATCAGCCTCATGCTTGCTGGGCACAGTCACGGCGGGCAGGTTTGTCTCCCCTTCGGTTATGCCGTTCATACGCCCCGAGGAGCGCGAGATTACATCCGCGGCTATTACCCGGATGCCAACGTGCCGCTTTATGTGACGCGGGGAGTGGGTACAGTCGGCCCCGATGTACGACTGTATTCGGCTCCGGAAGTCTCCATCCTTACTCTGCGAGGTGAGGCATAA
- a CDS encoding metallophosphoesterase: MAAASAATLVYGALVESNRLVIQRSRLRLAGWPERLANFKIAVIGDLHLRDEYTCDLGRRAIAAALAEEPDMVVLPGDTIAYWKPESLGMLADVLEPLLLMNGNVVAVPGNHEYWSGTPALIRPIYDELNIKLLQNEAWRHGGVTWAGVDSAAESAADPFATMRVTSLMEDPVIVVWHEPDLVDWLPSGACLMISGHSHGGQFRLPNGWAPMYTRLGKKYVDGFYPEASTPLFVTRGIGTTGPPSRLFCPPTVDILTLESD, encoded by the coding sequence GTGGCTGCGGCTAGCGCGGCAACGCTTGTTTACGGCGCACTGGTCGAATCCAACCGACTGGTGATCCAACGGTCAAGACTTCGTCTGGCAGGCTGGCCCGAAAGGCTCGCCAACTTTAAGATTGCCGTGATTGGTGACCTGCATTTGCGCGACGAATACACATGCGACCTGGGACGCCGAGCCATTGCCGCTGCCCTTGCCGAAGAGCCAGACATGGTGGTTCTCCCGGGGGATACCATTGCGTACTGGAAGCCAGAATCGCTCGGGATGCTCGCCGACGTCCTTGAACCCTTGTTGCTCATGAATGGCAACGTCGTAGCCGTGCCCGGAAACCACGAGTACTGGAGTGGTACTCCCGCATTGATCCGCCCGATTTACGACGAACTGAACATCAAGCTCCTCCAAAACGAGGCTTGGCGGCATGGTGGGGTGACCTGGGCAGGCGTGGATTCTGCCGCCGAGTCTGCCGCCGATCCTTTTGCCACGATGCGCGTGACGAGCCTGATGGAGGACCCCGTTATCGTGGTTTGGCACGAGCCCGATCTCGTGGACTGGCTGCCAAGCGGAGCGTGTCTGATGATCAGCGGGCATTCTCACGGAGGCCAGTTCCGACTACCCAATGGCTGGGCGCCTATGTACACTCGATTGGGAAAGAAGTACGTCGATGGGTTCTACCCAGAAGCCTCGACCCCGCTTTTTGTGACGCGTGGAATTGGAACCACCGGGCCTCCGTCCAGACTGTTTTGCCCGCCAACAGTAGACATCCTTACTTTGGAGTCGGACTAG